The following proteins come from a genomic window of Phaeodactylum tricornutum CCAP 1055/1 chromosome 19, whole genome shotgun sequence:
- a CDS encoding predicted protein — MPCIDNPYGSGRHTSRLAMIYTVIILGCFNLWNDSAPIDPRVRASDISCSHSSDRFGGFIHPYLNFSNGIKSVFVNGVQGSCKELVHYKAIAPKNKAISSYASSVIRAHRFPTVFQRVRFYMSSWYEPPCDESELLEIVEYVGNEKHEGKTIVAGSQLLTHAVPADEQDGVEAAIFLPSYSFQRQTLLTDTSLSVAVRATSLPGTDLVFVLTKSTLDLCEFNPRPEQRKSLQRVYCRELRDNLLLPFQKQTNQTGDLAVLLAQVGDSLASKIMNEFGSPTRQKQRPSIPHFKKVRRAWDNVTGRDLMLKISTKSCATLETRPTNNQDLEPIIWKMGVKRHYGKVSSVPEKDIPWEEKGNAAVFRGTTTGLVHPETSSRERCLKNPRCRLVLMYHNSSYVDAKFTTILDSSKLPPIIDNITISGESLSMEDQLKYKALIFMEGNDVSTGLKWGLYSNSVVMITKPSISSWAMEELLEPYVHYVPLRDDLSDVETQMKWIVEHDREAKEIALRGQLWMHDLLYAEESERDNAAINEEILRRYQTHFRPGIAVKEELLFYPKPLK; from the exons ATGCCGTGCATTGATAATCCGTATGGGAGCGGAAGGCACACTTCGAGGCTTGCTATGATCTACACGGTGATAATTCTCGGTTGTTTCAACTTGTGGAATGATTCCGCTCCCATTGATCCTCGTGTACGCGCGTCCGATATCTCCTGCTCACATTCCTCGGATCGCTTCGGAGGATTCATACACCCTTACCTCAATTTCTCAAACGGAATCAAGAGTGTT TTCGTAAACGGGGTACAGGGAAGCTGTAAGGAGCTTGTTCACTACAAAGCAATCGCTCCTAAAAACAAGGCCATTTCGTCGTATGCTTCCTCGGTAATTCGAGCGCATCGATTTCCAACAGTTTTTCAGCGAGTGCGGTTCTACATGTCATCCTGGTACGAGCCTCCCTGTGACGAGAGCGAGTTGCTAGAAATTGTTGAGTACGTTGGAAACGAGAAGCATGAAGGCAAGACGATAGTCGCGGGGTCACAGTTATTAACACATGCTGTCCCGGCGGACGAACAAGATGGAGTCGAAGCGGCAATATTTCTTCCTTCGTATTCTTTTCAGCGCCAAACACTGCTTACGGACACCAGCTTGTCGGTGGCAGTACGGGCAACTTCTCTGCCTGGGACTGATCTCGTCTTTGTTCTTACTAAATCCACTCTCGACCTTTGCGAATTCAATCCCCGTCCCGAACAGCGAAAAAGCTTGCAAAGAGTTTACTGTAGAGAGCTCCGTGACAATTTACTTCTACCGTTTCAAAAGCAAACCAATCAAACCGGAGACCTGGCAGTACTGCTTGCTCAAGTTGGTGATTCCTTGGCTTCGAAAATCATGAATGAATTCGGATCCCCGACTCGTCAAAAGCAAAGACCTTCTATACCTCACTTCAAAAAAGTGAGACGAGCATGGGACAACGTGACCGGACGAGACTTGATGCTGAAGATATCGACCAAGTCTTGCGCCACTTTAGAGACACGGCCAACCAATAATCAAGACCTGGAACCAATCATCTGGAAAATGGGGGTCAAGCGGCACTATGGTAAGGTTTCGAGTGTTCCCGAGAAGGATATTCCatgggaagaaaaaggcaatgCGGCCGTGTTTCGGGGTACGACTACCGGCCTCGTGCACCCGGAAACATCATCACGCGAACGCTGCCTGAAAAATCCGCGTTGTCGACTAGTGTTGATGTACCACAATTCGTCCTATGTGGATGCCAAGTTTACCACAATTTTGGACTCGAGCAAGCTGCCACCAATTATCGACAACATCACAATCAGTGGAGAAAGTCTTTCCATGGAAGATCAGTTGAAGTACAAGGCGTTGATATTCATGGAAGGCAACGATGTCTCTACCGGATTGAAATGGGGATTGTACTCCAACTCGGTTGTAATGATCACAAAGCCATCAATTTCGTCTTGGGCCATGGAAGAGCTCTTGGAACCGTACGTACACTACGTGCCTTTGCGGGACGATCTATCGGACGTGGAAACGCAGATGAAATGGATCGTGGAGCACGACAGGGAGGCGAAGGAGATTGCGTTGCGGGGGCAGCTTTGGATGCATGACCTGCTGTACGCCGAGGAGTCCGAGAGGGACAATGCGGCAATCAATGAAGAGATTTTGCGGCGATATCAGACGCATTTCCGACCGGGCATTGCGGTCAAGGAAGAGCTTCTATTCTATCCCAAGCCGTTGAAGTAG